One segment of Chitinivibrionales bacterium DNA contains the following:
- a CDS encoding ribulose-phosphate 3-epimerase codes for MNNKKIYICPSILSADFRKLEQEVKDVEQAGADRIHCDVMDGHFVPNLTFGPMVIEAVKKCVSIPLDVHLMISNPEKYIDNYCNAGADILTVHAEVCKEGLPEVLAAIESKGVKRGVTVNPDKGIDLFLPLLEQIDQVLIMTVYAGFGGQKFISEMLPKIRSVRDTALEREHPIDIQVDGGINDETARECAAEGANVFVAGNYIFGADNYGRKIDALRQGASTGNAR; via the coding sequence ATGAACAATAAAAAAATATATATATGCCCTTCAATTCTCTCGGCCGATTTCCGGAAGCTTGAGCAGGAAGTGAAAGATGTTGAGCAGGCCGGGGCCGACCGGATTCATTGTGATGTTATGGATGGTCATTTTGTGCCGAACCTGACATTCGGTCCTATGGTAATCGAGGCGGTGAAAAAGTGTGTTTCGATTCCTCTTGATGTTCATTTGATGATATCCAATCCTGAAAAGTATATCGATAATTATTGCAATGCCGGTGCGGATATTCTGACAGTCCATGCTGAAGTCTGCAAAGAGGGGCTTCCGGAGGTCCTCGCCGCAATCGAATCAAAGGGCGTGAAACGCGGGGTGACAGTCAATCCCGACAAAGGGATTGATCTGTTTTTACCCCTGCTCGAACAGATCGATCAGGTGTTGATTATGACGGTCTATGCCGGATTCGGCGGTCAGAAATTTATCAGTGAAATGTTACCCAAAATACGAAGCGTTCGGGATACCGCTCTTGAACGGGAGCATCCTATCGACATTCAGGTTGACGGGGGTATCAATGATGAAACGGCCCGGGAGTGTGCCGCAGAGGGTGCCAATGTTTTTGTAGCCGGTAATTATATATTCGGTGCCGATAATTATGGTCGGAAAATAGATGCCCTGCGGCAGGGAGCCTCGACCGGAAACGCCCGGTGA
- the trxB gene encoding thioredoxin-disulfide reductase, with protein sequence MAENVIIIGSGPAGFTSAVYTARANINPLLFEGFQVGGMPGGQLMITNIVENFPGFPSGINGQELMMNMRLQAANYGARLVTEDVSEVKCDARPFKVISASGQEYEAHALIVATGATARRLPYKSEKRLWGKGISACAVCDGGLPIFRNKELAVIGGGDSAVEEAVHLTQFGSKIYIIHRRDELRASKIMQQRALKHPKIEIVWNKIVDEFLGDQTLSGLRLKDTKTGELSELPVVGAFEAIGHVPNTDFLKAQITTDDFGYIKTECDSTVTSVEGVFAAGDVQDRKYRQAVTAAGSGCMAAIEAEHWLQEKGHLA encoded by the coding sequence ATGGCCGAAAATGTTATTATTATTGGCTCCGGTCCTGCCGGTTTTACTTCAGCAGTCTATACGGCTCGGGCAAATATCAATCCCCTTCTTTTTGAGGGTTTTCAGGTTGGCGGGATGCCGGGCGGACAGTTGATGATAACAAATATTGTCGAAAATTTTCCGGGATTTCCCTCGGGCATTAATGGTCAGGAACTTATGATGAACATGCGTCTGCAGGCGGCCAATTACGGCGCCCGTCTTGTTACCGAGGATGTGTCCGAAGTGAAATGTGATGCCCGTCCGTTTAAAGTGATTTCTGCAAGTGGGCAGGAGTATGAGGCCCATGCTCTTATTGTCGCTACCGGGGCTACAGCCAGGCGTTTGCCCTATAAATCGGAAAAAAGACTATGGGGAAAAGGTATCTCAGCGTGTGCGGTGTGCGACGGCGGTCTTCCTATATTCAGAAACAAGGAGCTTGCGGTTATTGGTGGAGGAGACAGTGCGGTTGAAGAAGCCGTTCATCTCACGCAATTCGGTTCAAAGATATATATCATTCATCGCCGCGATGAACTCAGGGCAAGCAAGATAATGCAGCAACGGGCACTGAAGCATCCAAAAATCGAGATTGTATGGAATAAAATCGTCGATGAATTTCTGGGCGACCAGACACTTTCGGGCCTGAGACTTAAGGATACCAAAACCGGAGAACTATCGGAACTTCCCGTGGTGGGCGCCTTTGAAGCAATCGGCCACGTACCCAATACCGATTTTCTTAAAGCGCAGATTACCACCGATGATTTCGGATATATTAAAACTGAGTGTGATTCTACGGTTACTTCGGTTGAAGGTGTTTTTGCTGCAGGTGATGTTCAGGACAGAAAATATCGCCAGGCGGTTACCGCTGCGGGTTCGGGTTGTATGGCTGCTATCGAGGCTGAACACTGGCTGCAGGAAAAGGGGCATTTAGCATAA
- a CDS encoding metallophosphoesterase, which produces MKMKALISDIHANFDALSCVCNDIESRGIEDIICLGDIVGYGPQPEDCTDMVMTKASVSLMGNHDYALLNGPIGFNPVAAEAIRYTQERMIPSLAEQASGDHVVTGNYFPCACENKTPKCMVMEHTVPSRWKFMEELVETWRDENTLFVHGSALDPINEYVFPSSYVGIWNPERIQRMFEKTDWLIFCGHTHLPCIITSDMRSIFPQDVNYRFSLDPKEKYIINIGSVGQPRDRDNRSCYCLFDEKNRTIEWRRIPYDIESVVKKIEAICGIDNWCGERLRLGR; this is translated from the coding sequence ATGAAAATGAAAGCCTTGATAAGTGATATCCATGCAAATTTCGATGCCTTGAGTTGTGTCTGTAACGATATTGAATCGCGAGGCATTGAAGATATCATTTGTCTGGGCGACATCGTCGGTTATGGCCCTCAGCCCGAAGATTGTACCGATATGGTTATGACCAAGGCATCAGTTTCTCTGATGGGAAATCATGATTACGCGCTTTTAAACGGCCCTATAGGATTTAACCCTGTTGCAGCCGAAGCTATCCGATATACCCAGGAAAGAATGATCCCTTCACTGGCAGAACAGGCATCAGGTGATCATGTCGTTACGGGCAACTATTTCCCCTGTGCATGCGAAAATAAAACACCCAAATGCATGGTGATGGAGCATACCGTGCCGTCCCGGTGGAAATTCATGGAAGAACTCGTGGAAACCTGGAGAGATGAAAATACGCTTTTCGTTCATGGATCCGCCCTGGATCCAATCAATGAATACGTATTCCCCAGTAGCTACGTCGGTATTTGGAATCCCGAACGAATACAAAGAATGTTCGAAAAAACCGACTGGCTGATCTTCTGCGGCCATACCCACCTGCCCTGTATCATTACTTCAGATATGCGTTCCATTTTCCCTCAGGATGTTAACTATCGTTTTTCTCTTGATCCCAAAGAAAAGTATATCATCAATATCGGTTCCGTGGGGCAGCCGCGCGACAGAGACAATCGCTCCTGCTATTGTCTCTTCGATGAGAAAAACCGCACCATCGAATGGCGACGAATACCCTATGATATCGAAAGCGTGGTAAAGAAGATCGAAGCCATTTGCGGCATTGACAATTGGTGCGGTGAACGTCTTCGGCTGGGGAGATAG
- a CDS encoding redoxin domain-containing protein produces MNKMILNKGTLLTASIALVTLFASLLVTGCGDEEKKEVAAEKAIKKINSYEGFQKVVNNAGDKLLVFDLYADWCRPCRILSPMLEQVAKEHKDKAEVYKINVDTNPQVARMFQVRGIPYVVFMKNKKAIHAVQGVQPKEAYVDAIVQLQ; encoded by the coding sequence ATGAACAAAATGATTCTCAACAAGGGAACGTTATTAACGGCAAGTATTGCACTTGTTACACTCTTTGCATCGCTGCTTGTTACCGGCTGTGGTGACGAGGAAAAAAAAGAAGTCGCCGCCGAAAAAGCAATAAAGAAAATTAACTCCTATGAAGGGTTTCAGAAAGTAGTAAACAATGCAGGGGACAAACTTCTGGTATTTGATTTATATGCAGATTGGTGCAGGCCTTGCAGAATATTATCTCCCATGCTCGAACAGGTGGCAAAGGAACATAAAGACAAGGCAGAGGTGTATAAGATAAATGTTGATACCAATCCTCAGGTTGCACGGATGTTTCAGGTGCGCGGCATTCCCTATGTTGTGTTTATGAAAAACAAAAAAGCGATTCATGCTGTCCAGGGTGTTCAGCCTAAAGAAGCCTATGTCGATGCAATCGTGCAGTTGCAGTAG